In Hermetia illucens chromosome 1, iHerIll2.2.curated.20191125, whole genome shotgun sequence, one genomic interval encodes:
- the LOC119651744 gene encoding mitogen-activated protein kinase ERK-A isoform X3, with translation MLIFGKRSAFDTVKKTKVAIKKISPFEHQTYCQRTLREIKILTRFKHENIIDIRDILRVDSIEQMKDVYIVQCLMETDLYKLLKTQRLSNDHICYFLYQILRGLKYIHSANVLHRDLKPSNLLLNTTCDLKICDFGLARVADPEHDHTGFLTEYVATRWYRAPEIMLNSKGYTKSIDIWSVGCILAEMLSNRPIFPGKHYLDQLNHILGVLGSPSKEDLECIINEKARNYLESLPFKPKVPWIKLFPNADPRALDLLDKMLTFNPHNRISVEEALAHPYLEQYYDPNDEPVAEEPFRIAMELDDLPKETLKNLIYEETLKFKEQNPDTAV, from the exons ATCTGCTTTTGATACAGTGAAGAAAACGAAGGTGGCTATCAAAAAGATTTCTCCATTCGAACATCAGACATATTGTCAGAGGACACTGcgagaaattaaaattttaacacGCTTCAAACATGAAAAC ATAATAGATATAAGAGATATTCTACGGGTAGATAGTATAGAACAAATGAAAGATGTATATATTGTACAGTGTCTAATGGAGACTGACCTTTATAAATTATTAAAGACTCAG AGGCTTAGTAACGATCACATATGTTATTTTCTTTACCAAATTCTACGTGGTTTAAAGTATATACATTCGGCTAATGTTTTACACAGAGATCTGAAACCAAGTAATTTACTTCTAAATACTACGTGTGACCTTAAG ATCTGTGATTTTGGTTTGGCCAGAGTAGCTGATCCAGAACATGATCATACTGGGTTTCTAACGGAATATGTTGCAACAAGGTGGTATCGAGCACCTGAAATCATGCTCAATTCGAAG GGTTACACAAAATCAATTGATATATGGTCTGTTGGATGCATTTTAGCAGAAATGCTAAGTAATCGACCCATTTTTCCTGGTAAACATTATCTCGATCAACTGAATCATATTCTTGGTGTATTGGGCTCACCATCAAAGGAAGATCTCGAATGTATAAtaaatgaaaag GCACGCAATTATCTAGAGTCACTACCATTTAAGCCGAAAGTTCCATGGATAAAATTATTCCCAAATGCTGATCCAAGAGCATTGGATTTATTAGATAAGATGCTTACATTTAACCCGCACAATCGGATATCAGTTGAAGAGGCTCTTGCGCATCCATATCTTGAGCAATACTATGATCCCAATGATGAG CCTGTTGCTGAAGAGCCGTTCCGTATAGCGATGGAATTAGATGATCTTCCAAAAGAAACATTGAAGAATTTGATTTACGAGGAAACGCTTAAGTTCAAAGAACAAAACCCTGATACAGCCGTTTAA
- the LOC119651744 gene encoding mitogen-activated protein kinase ERK-A isoform X2 produces MKDVYIVQCLMETDLYKLLKTQRLSNDHICYFLYQILRGLKYIHSANVLHRDLKPSNLLLNTTCDLKICDFGLARVADPEHDHTGFLTEYVATRWYRAPEIMLNSKGYTKSIDIWSVGCILAEMLSNRPIFPGKHYLDQLNHILGVLGSPSKEDLECIINEKARNYLESLPFKPKVPWIKLFPNADPRALDLLDKMLTFNPHNRISVEEALAHPYLEQYYDPNDEPVAEEPFRIAMELDDLPKETLKNLIYEETLKFKEQNPDTAV; encoded by the exons ATGAAAGATGTATATATTGTACAGTGTCTAATGGAGACTGACCTTTATAAATTATTAAAGACTCAG AGGCTTAGTAACGATCACATATGTTATTTTCTTTACCAAATTCTACGTGGTTTAAAGTATATACATTCGGCTAATGTTTTACACAGAGATCTGAAACCAAGTAATTTACTTCTAAATACTACGTGTGACCTTAAG ATCTGTGATTTTGGTTTGGCCAGAGTAGCTGATCCAGAACATGATCATACTGGGTTTCTAACGGAATATGTTGCAACAAGGTGGTATCGAGCACCTGAAATCATGCTCAATTCGAAG GGTTACACAAAATCAATTGATATATGGTCTGTTGGATGCATTTTAGCAGAAATGCTAAGTAATCGACCCATTTTTCCTGGTAAACATTATCTCGATCAACTGAATCATATTCTTGGTGTATTGGGCTCACCATCAAAGGAAGATCTCGAATGTATAAtaaatgaaaag GCACGCAATTATCTAGAGTCACTACCATTTAAGCCGAAAGTTCCATGGATAAAATTATTCCCAAATGCTGATCCAAGAGCATTGGATTTATTAGATAAGATGCTTACATTTAACCCGCACAATCGGATATCAGTTGAAGAGGCTCTTGCGCATCCATATCTTGAGCAATACTATGATCCCAATGATGAG CCTGTTGCTGAAGAGCCGTTCCGTATAGCGATGGAATTAGATGATCTTCCAAAAGAAACATTGAAGAATTTGATTTACGAGGAAACGCTTAAGTTCAAAGAACAAAACCCTGATACAGCCGTTTAA